In Paralcaligenes sp. KSB-10, the following are encoded in one genomic region:
- a CDS encoding D-2-hydroxyacid dehydrogenase translates to MADRPTHIVFLDRETISAQTVLRPLSFAHELTVYGRTAKDNIAGRIAQADIVISNKVPLSRTTLEHAPKLKMIAVAATGTDIVDLPACQERGIVVSNIQGYAVNTVPEHTFALIFALRRSIVAYRESVKAGRWHDSQQFCYFDYPIKDLAGSTLGIIGDGVLGQAVAAIGRALNMRVLFAGRKGAGKAGALYTPFEQVLSQSDIISLHCPLNAQTRGMISDAEFAQMTRKPLLINTARGGLVNEEALARALRSGQIGGAGFDVTTPEPPDNQHPLVQLLELPNFILTPHVAWASDEAVQGLADQLMDNIEAFHNGSPRNVVKAK, encoded by the coding sequence ATGGCTGACCGCCCTACGCATATTGTTTTCCTGGACCGCGAAACCATTTCGGCGCAAACAGTGCTGCGGCCTTTGTCTTTTGCCCATGAGTTGACCGTATACGGCCGCACGGCCAAAGACAATATCGCCGGCCGGATTGCGCAGGCCGATATCGTGATCAGCAATAAAGTGCCGTTGAGCCGGACCACGCTTGAACACGCACCCAAGCTCAAGATGATCGCCGTGGCCGCCACAGGAACCGATATCGTGGATCTGCCGGCTTGCCAGGAACGCGGCATTGTCGTGTCGAACATCCAGGGTTATGCCGTCAATACCGTGCCCGAACACACGTTCGCACTGATATTCGCCCTGCGCCGCAGCATCGTGGCCTATCGCGAATCGGTCAAGGCCGGACGCTGGCACGATTCGCAGCAATTCTGCTATTTCGACTATCCGATCAAAGATCTGGCGGGTTCCACATTAGGCATTATCGGCGATGGCGTACTGGGCCAGGCAGTCGCCGCCATCGGCCGGGCCCTGAACATGCGGGTGCTCTTTGCGGGACGCAAGGGGGCCGGCAAAGCCGGAGCTTTGTATACGCCTTTTGAGCAAGTGCTCAGCCAAAGCGATATCATCAGCCTGCATTGCCCGCTTAACGCGCAAACGCGCGGCATGATCAGCGATGCCGAATTTGCCCAGATGACTCGCAAACCCCTGCTGATCAACACCGCCCGAGGCGGGCTGGTGAATGAAGAGGCCTTGGCGCGCGCGCTGCGATCCGGCCAGATTGGCGGCGCCGGCTTCGACGTCACGACGCCTGAGCCTCCCGACAACCAGCATCCTTTGGTGCAATTGCTGGAACTGCCCAATTTCATCCTGACCCCGCATGTGGCGTGGGCCAGCGACGAGGCGGTACAAGGCCTTGCGGATCAGCTCATGGATAATATCGAAGCCTTTCATAACGGATCTCCCCGCAATGTGGTCAAGGCCAAATAG
- a CDS encoding glycerate kinase produces the protein MRIVIAPDSFKESLTAPEVANAIAEGVRDVLPKAEIVCVPMADGGEGSLDAVIAASSAQRRSATVSDANNQPCLADWAWLGNGNAFIEIATAAGLAQIPPEQRNPLTATSFGVGQLILQALDAGARHITIGLGGSACNDGGAGMLQALGVGMLDAQGKDLPPGGAALQQLASVSLEAIDPRLRHVAFEIAMDVDNPLCGPSGASAFFGPQKGASGQQVEQLDAALGHFAGLSARILGKDEQHTPGAGAAGGLGFAIKAFLNGSFRPGVELLAELSGLPQALVGADLVFTGEGRMDAQTLHGKTPAGVAAYAQALGIPVIAIVGSLGAGYEALYKAGITAAFSLVPGPITLAQACKDAPQYLRQRAGDSVRIWLAGHKS, from the coding sequence ATGCGCATCGTTATTGCTCCTGATTCATTCAAAGAAAGCCTGACCGCTCCCGAAGTCGCCAATGCCATAGCGGAAGGTGTGCGCGATGTGCTGCCGAAAGCGGAAATTGTCTGCGTACCCATGGCCGATGGGGGAGAGGGGTCGCTCGACGCCGTCATCGCCGCCAGTTCGGCACAGCGCCGCAGCGCGACAGTAAGCGACGCCAACAATCAGCCTTGTCTTGCCGACTGGGCCTGGCTCGGAAACGGCAATGCCTTCATTGAAATCGCCACGGCGGCGGGGCTGGCACAAATCCCGCCTGAGCAGCGCAATCCCCTGACCGCCACGAGTTTCGGGGTTGGCCAATTGATTTTGCAAGCGCTGGACGCCGGCGCCAGGCATATCACCATAGGTCTGGGCGGCAGCGCCTGCAATGACGGTGGGGCGGGTATGCTGCAGGCGCTCGGTGTCGGTATGCTCGATGCGCAAGGCAAGGACCTCCCTCCAGGCGGAGCTGCCTTGCAACAGCTTGCGAGCGTGTCGCTGGAGGCGATCGACCCGCGTTTGCGGCACGTCGCGTTTGAGATCGCCATGGATGTTGACAATCCGTTGTGCGGGCCGTCGGGTGCATCAGCGTTTTTCGGCCCGCAAAAAGGGGCCAGCGGCCAGCAGGTTGAACAGCTCGATGCCGCGCTTGGGCATTTTGCCGGCCTGAGCGCCCGTATTCTGGGAAAAGACGAGCAGCACACTCCTGGTGCCGGTGCGGCCGGCGGCCTGGGTTTTGCGATCAAGGCATTCCTGAACGGTTCGTTCCGCCCGGGGGTAGAGCTGCTTGCCGAGTTGTCCGGCTTGCCCCAGGCGCTGGTGGGGGCCGACCTGGTTTTCACCGGAGAGGGCCGGATGGATGCGCAAACCCTGCATGGCAAGACACCGGCAGGGGTCGCCGCCTACGCCCAGGCCCTGGGCATACCGGTTATAGCAATAGTAGGGTCCCTGGGCGCCGGGTACGAAGCTTTGTACAAGGCCGGAATCACGGCGGCGTTCAGTCTGGTGCCGGGGCCCATTACCCTGGCGCAAGCTTGCAAAGACGCTCCCCAGTATTTACGGCAACGAGCCGGCGATAGCGTGCGCATCTGGCTTGCAGGCCATAAGTCATGA
- a CDS encoding SDR family oxidoreductase: MTNLGDLPDFSLNNRLALVTGSTQGLGLVIAKAYAASGARVVINGRNPDHVARAVAALSSQGCLAYPFVHDIARLDTQEAAYAQLCAQIGVPDILVNNVGIRIRKTLGEASLAEIVELVNVDLIAGVHLSKLAAQAMAKSAAAGRIITMTSIAGELARAGDAIYPIAKQGLSGMVRALAVEYGPKAITSNGIAPGTFATEANAQLVDDPLKSKRVVGRNPLGRWGRPSEIAGAAVFLASPAASYVNGHILVVDGGFSITF; this comes from the coding sequence ATGACAAACCTCGGCGATCTACCCGATTTTTCCCTCAATAACCGCCTGGCCCTGGTTACCGGATCAACGCAAGGCCTGGGGCTGGTCATTGCAAAAGCCTACGCCGCCAGCGGGGCCCGTGTGGTCATCAACGGCCGGAATCCCGATCATGTGGCGCGGGCCGTGGCGGCACTGAGCTCGCAGGGCTGCCTGGCCTATCCGTTCGTGCACGATATCGCCCGGCTCGACACTCAGGAAGCGGCGTACGCGCAGCTTTGCGCGCAGATTGGCGTGCCCGATATTCTGGTGAACAATGTCGGGATCCGTATACGCAAAACACTGGGAGAGGCCTCGCTCGCCGAAATTGTCGAATTGGTCAATGTCGACCTGATTGCCGGCGTTCATTTATCCAAGCTCGCTGCCCAAGCCATGGCCAAGAGCGCGGCGGCGGGCCGCATTATTACCATGACGTCGATTGCCGGCGAGCTGGCGCGGGCCGGCGATGCGATTTATCCCATTGCCAAGCAGGGATTGAGCGGCATGGTGCGTGCACTGGCGGTGGAATACGGGCCCAAGGCGATTACCAGCAATGGCATAGCGCCCGGCACATTTGCGACGGAAGCCAATGCCCAACTGGTCGACGACCCGCTCAAAAGCAAACGGGTCGTGGGCCGCAATCCGCTTGGGCGCTGGGGTCGGCCCAGCGAGATAGCAGGCGCCGCCGTGTTCCTGGCCTCGCCTGCCGCATCGTACGTCAATGGCCATATTCTGGTGGTCGACGGAGGCTTTTCCATTACGTTTTAA
- a CDS encoding MFS transporter: MPITQQCAGLAPTLIPTAKETSRISAWPLIALALGFVMAMLDVTVVNVALTHIQASLDISLAGLVWVVDGYTLTFAAFLLLGGAMANRYGARAAYMAGLCIFVSASLLCGLAPSGAALVGARLLQGVGAALFMPASLSLLNQAYPEDSARIKVLSLWSTIVSAAGATGPLVGGIVVAAVGWRFIFWLNIPIGLLGIMLGLRHLAPSPRHRQALGTIGHMLAIIGLAAFSFVMINGASYGWSSMAILGAAAMGIAAILLFAMREQRSATPVVPRDLSHNSRFAATNGIGFFINLGAYGQLFLISLYLQQERGADAWHTGIALLPLMAMFSIGSLLSGRISARRDTRTTMLAGLATAGIIFVGLTIFTARMPYALLIVLMAAANLGVGMAVPAMTVIMMQLAGQDHANIAAAALNANRQIGALVGVAVMGAAIHMQPDWSHGLPWMCGVVAIAYLVAVLIAARYISASAPGRAMNLQDRVARTPAPKFKT, translated from the coding sequence ATGCCGATTACACAACAATGCGCCGGCCTGGCTCCAACGCTCATCCCCACTGCAAAAGAGACATCCCGCATTTCCGCATGGCCGCTCATCGCGTTGGCGCTCGGCTTTGTCATGGCCATGCTTGACGTCACCGTTGTCAATGTCGCCTTGACGCATATACAAGCCAGTCTGGATATAAGCTTGGCCGGCCTGGTGTGGGTGGTGGACGGCTACACCCTGACATTTGCCGCATTCTTGCTGCTGGGCGGGGCGATGGCGAACCGTTATGGAGCCCGGGCCGCCTATATGGCCGGACTGTGCATATTCGTCAGCGCGTCCCTGCTGTGCGGCTTGGCTCCCAGTGGCGCCGCCCTCGTGGGAGCACGCCTGCTGCAAGGTGTTGGAGCCGCCCTGTTCATGCCGGCCTCCCTGAGCTTGCTGAATCAGGCATACCCGGAAGACTCAGCGCGCATCAAGGTATTGAGCCTGTGGTCGACCATCGTATCGGCCGCGGGTGCAACAGGGCCACTGGTAGGAGGTATCGTTGTGGCCGCGGTCGGCTGGCGCTTCATTTTCTGGCTGAACATTCCGATCGGCCTGCTGGGGATAATGCTGGGTTTGCGCCATCTTGCCCCATCGCCCCGCCATCGCCAGGCGCTAGGCACGATAGGCCACATGCTTGCCATAATCGGCTTGGCCGCATTTTCTTTTGTCATGATCAATGGAGCATCATACGGCTGGTCATCCATGGCAATTCTGGGCGCGGCGGCCATGGGTATTGCCGCCATATTGCTGTTCGCCATGAGAGAACAGCGCAGCGCCACGCCCGTCGTGCCGCGGGACCTGTCCCATAACTCGCGCTTTGCCGCCACCAACGGCATCGGTTTTTTTATCAATCTCGGAGCATACGGGCAACTGTTCCTGATCAGTTTGTATCTGCAGCAGGAGCGCGGCGCCGACGCCTGGCATACCGGCATCGCCCTTTTGCCCTTGATGGCAATGTTCAGCATCGGCAGCTTGTTGTCCGGCCGGATCAGCGCCCGCCGGGATACACGCACCACCATGCTGGCGGGGCTTGCAACGGCGGGAATCATTTTCGTCGGTCTGACGATTTTTACGGCACGCATGCCCTATGCGCTACTAATCGTGCTGATGGCAGCGGCCAATCTCGGCGTAGGTATGGCCGTGCCGGCAATGACCGTTATCATGATGCAATTGGCGGGCCAGGATCATGCCAATATCGCGGCCGCGGCATTGAATGCCAATCGCCAGATTGGCGCCTTGGTGGGCGTTGCGGTGATGGGTGCGGCGATCCATATGCAGCCCGACTGGTCGCATGGTTTACCGTGGATGTGCGGGGTTGTCGCGATCGCCTACCTGGTAGCCGTACTGATTGCGGCTCGATATATCAGTGCCTCCGCCCCCGGCCGGGCAATGAATCTGCAAGACAGGGTCGCCCGGACGCCCGCGCCAAAGTTTAAAACGTAA
- a CDS encoding LysR family transcriptional regulator yields MDWDNARVFLAIYRMGTLRGASSALHVDQATVGRRLASLEKSLDVRLFLRTPAGYVPTPAGELAFHAAERMENAAHQLQRQMQGTDKQLSGTVRVACTDGTAVYAMMNALQTLHASHPDIRVVLTTSSQMTNLTRREADLAVRPVRPDSPDLITRHLARCEAALYASQSYLEARGEPRQGVALAGHDVVIYQPSIARYQSETLCEEPICNAKVALEVNTSLMLFHAVRAGLGIGELPTFLAHDDPLLQRIWPDRAVPYDMWLVLHGDLNRTARVRAVADAIIEVFEKLSKAASIREKDSPRLEPAVNMASMNPRMHGK; encoded by the coding sequence ATGGATTGGGACAACGCCCGGGTTTTTCTTGCCATTTACCGCATGGGAACCTTGCGCGGCGCGTCCAGCGCGCTGCATGTCGATCAAGCGACAGTCGGTCGGCGCCTTGCTTCGCTTGAAAAGTCGCTTGATGTCAGGCTGTTTTTACGGACGCCAGCCGGCTACGTGCCGACGCCGGCCGGCGAGCTTGCTTTCCATGCCGCCGAGCGTATGGAAAACGCGGCTCATCAATTGCAGCGGCAAATGCAGGGCACCGACAAGCAACTGTCCGGCACTGTCCGGGTGGCATGTACCGATGGTACGGCGGTTTACGCCATGATGAATGCTTTGCAAACGCTGCACGCATCTCATCCGGACATACGGGTCGTCCTGACAACGTCCTCGCAAATGACGAACCTGACGCGGCGTGAAGCGGATCTGGCGGTCCGCCCCGTCCGGCCCGACAGTCCTGATCTGATCACTCGCCATCTGGCACGCTGCGAAGCGGCTCTTTATGCCTCCCAATCTTATCTGGAGGCACGCGGCGAGCCGCGGCAGGGCGTTGCCTTGGCCGGCCACGATGTGGTCATCTACCAACCGTCCATCGCCCGCTATCAGAGTGAAACACTGTGCGAAGAACCCATATGCAACGCGAAAGTAGCGCTGGAGGTGAACACAAGCCTGATGCTGTTCCATGCAGTGCGGGCCGGCCTGGGCATTGGCGAGTTGCCGACGTTTCTGGCGCACGACGACCCTCTGCTGCAGCGCATTTGGCCGGATAGGGCGGTGCCTTATGACATGTGGCTGGTTCTGCATGGCGATCTGAATCGAACTGCAAGAGTCAGGGCAGTTGCCGATGCAATCATCGAGGTTTTCGAAAAATTGTCCAAGGCCGCATCGATTCGAGAAAAAGACTCGCCTCGTCTGGAGCCGGCGGTGAACATGGCTTCCATGAATCCACGAATGCACGGAAAGTAG